Part of the Halobellus ruber genome is shown below.
CGACGCCGACCGGGTCCCGGCCGACTTCGACGACGCGTTCGTGGACGCCTGCCGGGACCCCGCGGCGGCGATTCGGGCGACGTTCACTGCGACCACCGACGACGGGACCACCGTTACTGACACGGTGACGGGCCGCGGCCACCCGGAGCTCTCCTTCGATAACGAGCGGAGCCACGTGGGCCGGACCAGCGAGTACGTGGACGATCGAACGGTGCTCGTCGGCGCCGACGCCGCCGCCGCCGACCTG
Proteins encoded:
- a CDS encoding DUF371 domain-containing protein, with translation MREVVHARGHEHVSAAHTSTFEVTSDDWLTPAGDCILAVDADRVPADFDDAFVDACRDPAAAIRATFTATTDDGTTVTDTVTGRGHPELSFDNERSHVGRTSEYVDDRTVLVGADAAAADLDGALVDALAAGADLRFELTVETADAVP